Proteins encoded together in one Telopea speciosissima isolate NSW1024214 ecotype Mountain lineage chromosome 4, Tspe_v1, whole genome shotgun sequence window:
- the LOC122659883 gene encoding D-ribulose kinase isoform X1: protein MVVLGSFKGGADVRPPVQTSPQLYLGMDFGTSGARFALIDDQGTIHAQGKRDYPQHLSGNTIDWASSWRMTLFLLLEDVPVSLRPFIASISLDGTSATTIMVDSATGEPLRRPFLYNEACPDALPVVKSVAPANHTVCSGSSTLCKLVSWWNSCNLNKESALLLHQADWLLWHLHGKLGVSDYNNALKVGYDPEVESYPSWLLSQSYSQVLPAVQAPGALIGYIKEDVREKLGLPKDCAICTGTTDSIAAFLAAHARQPGQAVTSLGSTLAVKLLSTSRIEDSRFGVYSHRLDDKWLVGGASNTGGAVLRQIFTDKQLEELSKQIDPSEPSPLDYYPLPAVGERFPVADPIMVPRLDPRPESDVEYLHGILESIARIEAQAYGLLKDLGATQVEEVFTAGGGARNEKWTKIRERVLGLPVSKAIQTEAAYGAALLAMRGARQMS, encoded by the exons ATGGTGGTCCTGGGTAGCTTTAAAGGCGGTGCAGATGTTCGCCCTCCAGTTCAAACTAGTCCACAGCTTTACCTTGGCATGGACTTCGGCACATCTGGAGCTAGATTTGCTCTTATTGACGATCAAGGCACGATTCATGCCCAAGGCAAAAGGGACTATCCCCAACATCTg AGTGGAAATACAATAGATTGGGCTAGTTCCTGGAGAATGACACTTTTCTTGTTACTTGAAGATGTCCCTGTTAGTCTCCGCCCATTTATTGCTTCCATATCTCTTGATGGAACGTCTGCAACAACAATCATGGTTGACAG CGCCACAGGAGAGCCCTTACGCAGACCCTTTCTCTATAATGAGGCCTGTCCTGATGCTTTACCAGTAGTCAAGTCTGTTGCTCCTGCAAACCATACTGTTTGTTCTGGTTCCTCGACCCTCTGCAAGCTTGTTTCATGGTGGAATTCTTGTaatttaaataaagaatctgCCCTGTTGCTCCATCAAGCTGATTGGCTGCTGTGGCATCTCCATGGAAAGCTTGGTGTGTCCGATTACAACAATGCTCTAAAG GTTGGATATGATCCAGAGGTTGAGTCCtatccatcatggctgctttctcAGTCATATTCACAAGTTCTTCCTGCTGTCCAAGCTCCGGGAGCTTTAATTGGTTATATAAAGGAAGATGTTAGAGAAAAACTTG GTTTACCGAAAGATTGTGCTATCTGCACAGGAACCACAGATAGTATAGCTGCTTTTCTTGCAGCTCATGCTAGACAACCTGGGCAGGCT GTCACATCTTTGGGTTCAACACTTGCTGTTAAGCTCCTCAGCACCAGTCGAATTGAGGATTCTCGGTTTGGGGTATATAGTCATCGCCTTGATGATAAGTGGCTTGTTGGTGGTGCCTCCAATACTGGAGGAGCTGTTCTTAGGCAAATTTTCACAGACAAGCAGTTGGAAGAATTAAGTAAACAAATTGATCCCTCAGAACCCTCTCCACTAGACTACTACCCTCTGCCAGCTGTTGGTGAAAGGTTCCCTGTAGCAGACCCAATAATGGTGCCAAG GTTAGATCCACGTCCAGAAAGTGATGTGGAGTACTTACATGGAATTTTAGAATCCATTGCACGAATTGAG GCTCAGGCTTATGGATTACTGAAGGATCTTGGTGCAACCCAAGTGGAAGAAGTTTTCACTGCTGGAGGGGGTGCAAGAAATGAGAAATGGACAAAGATAAGGGAGAGGGTGCTTGGTTTGCCTGTAAGCAAGGCAATTCAAACAGAGGCTGCATATGGAGCTGCTCTACTTGCAATGAGGGGTGCCCGACAAATGTCCTAA
- the LOC122659883 gene encoding D-ribulose kinase isoform X2, with translation MTLFLLLEDVPVSLRPFIASISLDGTSATTIMVDSATGEPLRRPFLYNEACPDALPVVKSVAPANHTVCSGSSTLCKLVSWWNSCNLNKESALLLHQADWLLWHLHGKLGVSDYNNALKVGYDPEVESYPSWLLSQSYSQVLPAVQAPGALIGYIKEDVREKLGLPKDCAICTGTTDSIAAFLAAHARQPGQAVTSLGSTLAVKLLSTSRIEDSRFGVYSHRLDDKWLVGGASNTGGAVLRQIFTDKQLEELSKQIDPSEPSPLDYYPLPAVGERFPVADPIMVPRLDPRPESDVEYLHGILESIARIEAQAYGLLKDLGATQVEEVFTAGGGARNEKWTKIRERVLGLPVSKAIQTEAAYGAALLAMRGARQMS, from the exons ATGACACTTTTCTTGTTACTTGAAGATGTCCCTGTTAGTCTCCGCCCATTTATTGCTTCCATATCTCTTGATGGAACGTCTGCAACAACAATCATGGTTGACAG CGCCACAGGAGAGCCCTTACGCAGACCCTTTCTCTATAATGAGGCCTGTCCTGATGCTTTACCAGTAGTCAAGTCTGTTGCTCCTGCAAACCATACTGTTTGTTCTGGTTCCTCGACCCTCTGCAAGCTTGTTTCATGGTGGAATTCTTGTaatttaaataaagaatctgCCCTGTTGCTCCATCAAGCTGATTGGCTGCTGTGGCATCTCCATGGAAAGCTTGGTGTGTCCGATTACAACAATGCTCTAAAG GTTGGATATGATCCAGAGGTTGAGTCCtatccatcatggctgctttctcAGTCATATTCACAAGTTCTTCCTGCTGTCCAAGCTCCGGGAGCTTTAATTGGTTATATAAAGGAAGATGTTAGAGAAAAACTTG GTTTACCGAAAGATTGTGCTATCTGCACAGGAACCACAGATAGTATAGCTGCTTTTCTTGCAGCTCATGCTAGACAACCTGGGCAGGCT GTCACATCTTTGGGTTCAACACTTGCTGTTAAGCTCCTCAGCACCAGTCGAATTGAGGATTCTCGGTTTGGGGTATATAGTCATCGCCTTGATGATAAGTGGCTTGTTGGTGGTGCCTCCAATACTGGAGGAGCTGTTCTTAGGCAAATTTTCACAGACAAGCAGTTGGAAGAATTAAGTAAACAAATTGATCCCTCAGAACCCTCTCCACTAGACTACTACCCTCTGCCAGCTGTTGGTGAAAGGTTCCCTGTAGCAGACCCAATAATGGTGCCAAG GTTAGATCCACGTCCAGAAAGTGATGTGGAGTACTTACATGGAATTTTAGAATCCATTGCACGAATTGAG GCTCAGGCTTATGGATTACTGAAGGATCTTGGTGCAACCCAAGTGGAAGAAGTTTTCACTGCTGGAGGGGGTGCAAGAAATGAGAAATGGACAAAGATAAGGGAGAGGGTGCTTGGTTTGCCTGTAAGCAAGGCAATTCAAACAGAGGCTGCATATGGAGCTGCTCTACTTGCAATGAGGGGTGCCCGACAAATGTCCTAA